From a single Micromonospora sp. WMMD1102 genomic region:
- a CDS encoding aldo/keto reductase, with protein MKFRRIGNTEVSAIGLGGMPMSIEGRPDEERSIRTIHAALDAGVALIDTADAYHLHADEVGHNESLIARALASYGGDTSGVLVATKGGHLRPGDGSWTVNSSPEYLRSACEASCKRLGVEAIGLYQHHRPDPRVPYADSIGTIRELVDAGKVRMAGISNANPEQIRQAREILGDRLVSVQNQYSPAFRGSEPELALCDELDLAFLPWSPLGGIARAGELGSRFAPFAEVAAARGVSPQQVCLAWLLARSPRVLPIPGSSRPETIRDSAAATELQLDPDELAALDAA; from the coding sequence ATGAAGTTCCGCCGCATCGGAAACACCGAGGTGAGCGCCATCGGTCTCGGCGGCATGCCGATGTCGATCGAGGGCCGCCCCGACGAGGAGCGGTCGATCCGCACCATCCACGCCGCGCTGGACGCCGGTGTCGCCCTGATCGACACCGCCGACGCATACCACCTGCACGCGGACGAGGTGGGGCACAACGAATCGCTGATCGCCCGGGCGCTGGCCAGCTACGGCGGGGACACCTCCGGGGTACTGGTCGCCACCAAGGGCGGGCACCTGCGCCCCGGCGACGGGAGCTGGACCGTGAACAGCTCACCGGAATACCTCAGGAGCGCCTGCGAGGCGTCGTGCAAGCGGCTCGGGGTGGAGGCGATCGGGCTCTACCAGCACCACCGCCCCGACCCCCGGGTCCCGTACGCCGACTCGATCGGGACGATCCGGGAGCTGGTCGACGCCGGCAAGGTCCGGATGGCCGGCATCTCCAACGCCAACCCGGAGCAGATCCGGCAGGCCCGGGAGATCCTCGGCGACCGCCTGGTCTCGGTGCAGAACCAGTACTCGCCGGCGTTCCGCGGCTCCGAGCCGGAGCTGGCACTCTGCGACGAGCTGGACCTGGCCTTCCTGCCCTGGTCCCCGCTGGGCGGGATCGCCCGGGCCGGCGAGCTGGGCAGCCGGTTCGCGCCGTTCGCCGAGGTCGCCGCCGCCCGGGGCGTCAGCCCGCAGCAGGTCTGCCTGGCCTGGCTGCTGGCCAGGTCGCCACGGGTGCTCCCGATCCCCGGATCGAGCCGGCCGGAGACGATCCGGGACTCGGCGGCCGCCACCGAACTCCAGCTCGACCCCGACGAGCTGGCCGCACTCGACGCGGCCTGA
- a CDS encoding pyridoxal-phosphate dependent enzyme, with amino-acid sequence MTRYDSLLDACGGTPLVGLPRLSPTVPDGAPPVRLWAKLEDRNPTGSVKDRPAMFMVREAERAGRLRPGDTILEPTSGNTGISLAMVAKLRGYRLVCVMPENVSAERVQLLRMYGAEIIFSPAAGGSNQAVATAKQIAAEHPDWVMLYQYGNAGNARAHYETTGPELLHDLPTITHFVAGLGTTGTLMGTGRYLREKVDEIEIVAAEPRYGELVYGLRNIDEGYVPELYDATVLTRRFSVGTRDAVLRTRQLVEVEGIFAGFSTGAILHAALAVAHEAVKAGRRADVAFLVADGGWKYLSTGAYGGTLADAEDALDGQLWA; translated from the coding sequence ATGACGCGGTACGACAGCCTGCTCGACGCGTGCGGCGGAACTCCGCTGGTGGGGCTGCCCCGCCTGTCGCCGACGGTGCCCGACGGGGCACCGCCGGTGCGGCTCTGGGCGAAGCTGGAGGACCGGAACCCGACCGGCAGCGTCAAGGACCGGCCGGCGATGTTCATGGTCCGCGAGGCCGAGCGGGCCGGCCGGCTCCGCCCGGGTGACACCATCCTCGAACCGACCAGTGGCAACACCGGGATCTCGCTGGCGATGGTGGCGAAGCTGCGGGGCTACCGGCTGGTCTGCGTGATGCCGGAGAACGTCTCGGCGGAGCGGGTGCAACTGCTCCGGATGTACGGTGCGGAGATCATCTTCTCGCCGGCGGCCGGTGGCTCGAACCAGGCGGTGGCGACGGCGAAGCAGATCGCCGCCGAGCACCCGGACTGGGTGATGCTCTACCAGTACGGCAACGCCGGCAACGCGCGGGCGCACTACGAGACCACCGGTCCGGAGCTGCTGCACGACCTGCCCACCATCACGCACTTCGTGGCCGGGCTCGGCACCACCGGCACCCTGATGGGGACCGGCCGCTACCTGCGGGAGAAGGTCGACGAGATCGAGATCGTCGCCGCCGAGCCCCGGTACGGCGAACTCGTCTACGGGCTGCGCAACATCGACGAGGGCTACGTCCCCGAGCTGTACGACGCCACCGTGCTGACCCGGCGCTTCTCGGTCGGCACCCGGGACGCCGTACTCCGCACCCGGCAGCTCGTCGAGGTGGAGGGGATCTTCGCCGGCTTCTCCACCGGGGCGATCCTGCACGCCGCGCTCGCCGTGGCGCACGAGGCGGTCAAGGCCGGCCGCCGGGCCGACGTCGCGTTCCTGGTCGCCGACGGCGGCTGGAAATACCTGTCGACCGGTGCCTACGGCGGCACCCTCGCCGACGCCGAGGACGCCCTGGACGGGCAGCTCTGGGCGTGA
- a CDS encoding MoaD/ThiS family protein, giving the protein MAIEVRIPTILRSYTGGAKVVEGAGDSLNDLLSDLDGKYSGLRGRLVTEQGALHRFVNVYVNDEDVRFLGALDAKLSDGDTVTILPAVAGGAFGFAAAAAIIGHSAAAAPSLGRGAAVPAPAAAG; this is encoded by the coding sequence ATGGCTATCGAGGTTCGCATTCCGACCATCCTGCGCAGCTACACCGGCGGCGCCAAGGTCGTCGAGGGGGCCGGCGACTCGCTCAACGACCTGCTGTCCGACCTGGACGGCAAGTACTCCGGCCTGCGTGGCCGGCTGGTCACCGAGCAGGGCGCGTTGCACCGCTTCGTCAACGTCTACGTCAACGACGAGGACGTCCGCTTCCTCGGCGCGCTGGACGCCAAGCTCTCCGACGGCGACACCGTCACCATCCTGCCGGCGGTGGCCGGCGGCGCGTTCGGCTTCGCGGCGGCAGCCGCGATCATCGGACACAGTGCGGCGGCAGCCCCGAGCCTCGGGCGCGGCGCGGCGGTGCCGGCCCCGGCCGCCGCGGGCTGA
- a CDS encoding DUF2017 domain-containing protein, whose product MGDGGPGVSTFRRQGEHCVATFGTDEVRVLRKVASEVVGLLTDGFDHSDPVVGRLFPDTYPESPGDSAEFRQYTEGDLKTGKIDQAGAVLAALPPPTGGEVRLDAEAAEAWLRALNDARLAMGVRLDISADTDLGDELDDAVLHDPTSTRAFQLSIYAYLGYLQESLLTALVD is encoded by the coding sequence GTGGGCGACGGTGGACCGGGCGTGAGCACGTTCCGTCGACAGGGCGAGCACTGCGTCGCCACCTTCGGCACCGACGAGGTACGGGTGCTCCGCAAGGTCGCCTCCGAGGTGGTGGGCCTGCTCACGGATGGCTTCGACCACTCCGACCCGGTGGTCGGGCGGCTCTTCCCGGACACCTATCCGGAGAGCCCGGGTGACTCGGCCGAGTTCCGGCAGTACACCGAGGGTGACCTGAAGACCGGCAAGATCGACCAGGCGGGTGCGGTACTCGCCGCGCTGCCGCCGCCCACCGGCGGCGAGGTACGCCTCGACGCGGAGGCGGCCGAGGCGTGGCTGCGGGCGTTGAACGACGCCCGGCTGGCGATGGGCGTACGCCTGGACATCTCCGCCGACACCGACCTCGGCGACGAGCTGGACGACGCGGTGCTGCACGACCCGACCTCGACCCGCGCCTTCCAGCTCTCCATCTACGCCTACCTCGGCTACCTCCAGGAGTCCCTGCTCACCGCCCTGGTCGACTGA
- a CDS encoding LuxR C-terminal-related transcriptional regulator: MDGRRATQIRSVTRRARMASGLYAAPMRRWGFVGRTDELSRLVSAATSPGSRGIFFSGTAGVGKSRLLAEALAGLAAQDCAVWSASANIATAGIPFGGLAQVLPADQPAGLTPAGVMRWAVDALHQQAAGRRIVIGIDDAHLLDPSSAALVYLIARSDNATVLGTLRSGEAVPLPIRALWTDDLVDHAELGPLTEADSNELLTAMLGDPMDAPSADRLYRLSAGNALMLRELVIAAHASDELTRTYGVWRWTGRSQLSPSLDKLIDARIGQLDPGVRAVVELVAMGEPIGLTLLHRATDSSSVETAEERGLIRVDVHDRRSDVRLAHPLYGEVVRRRCPVTRARRLNAHLAELVEQAGTRRRDDLLRVAVWRLDSGTAQDPALLLRAGGQAFSQFDVPLAARLARAALEAGGGYQAAELLATILMFGDQAEEAIRVLDSVADQISSDERRSRWLTVRGMVSYWGLDRESTVAEIAADAERLTDPADRARVVAFEAIMRLHRLECAEALRLSRSVLDRPAATVAARGLARCTIAHLQAARGELTLSGRAVDGVAAEAAQWRAEMPYLQLALELARGTRLALAGDLAGIDAIVAAEFADLADAGDFRLGSGYLSILRAQAARLRGQTGEALRTSLGACAVLATSRVFAGLAHAERAQAAAMRGDVASAMEAMAESDRSQTSGMAVLYPWLEQARATVQATTGELATAVGTLRELVHRLEADGFAGHEVLALHDLVRLGRADIEVGEPTVTGRRRTVAQRLTELSETVDGPLPALVARHARAEYGHSGDQLLAVADGFAELGLNVFAAEATSRAVTRLRAARSNRSHEANLRLAGLLRRCDVLRTPALSVRQPALTDRERQIARLAARGLASRNIAEQLYISTRTVENHLQRVYNKLGVAGRGELWPALKAIPEQEGEPDR, encoded by the coding sequence ATGGATGGCCGGCGAGCTACTCAAATTCGTTCAGTCACCAGGCGCGCGCGGATGGCATCCGGTCTATATGCTGCCCCGATGAGGCGGTGGGGCTTCGTTGGTCGAACGGATGAACTCAGCCGGTTGGTGAGCGCCGCCACCAGTCCGGGAAGCCGAGGAATCTTCTTCAGCGGCACCGCCGGAGTCGGCAAGAGCCGGCTGCTCGCCGAGGCGCTGGCCGGGCTGGCCGCACAGGACTGCGCCGTCTGGTCCGCCTCCGCCAACATCGCCACCGCCGGCATCCCGTTCGGCGGCCTCGCCCAGGTGCTCCCGGCGGACCAGCCCGCCGGCCTCACCCCGGCCGGCGTCATGCGCTGGGCCGTCGACGCGCTGCACCAGCAGGCCGCCGGTCGGCGGATCGTGATCGGCATCGACGACGCGCACCTGCTCGACCCCTCCTCGGCCGCCCTGGTCTATCTGATCGCACGCTCCGACAACGCGACGGTGCTCGGCACGCTGCGCAGCGGCGAGGCGGTGCCGCTGCCGATCCGCGCGCTGTGGACGGACGACCTGGTCGACCACGCCGAGCTGGGCCCGCTGACCGAGGCCGACAGCAACGAACTGCTCACCGCGATGCTCGGCGACCCGATGGACGCGCCGTCGGCGGACCGGCTGTACCGGCTCTCCGCCGGCAACGCCCTGATGCTCCGGGAACTGGTGATCGCGGCACACGCCAGCGACGAACTGACCCGGACGTACGGCGTCTGGCGCTGGACCGGCCGCAGCCAGCTCTCGCCCAGCCTGGACAAACTGATCGACGCCCGGATCGGCCAGCTCGACCCGGGGGTACGCGCGGTCGTCGAGCTGGTCGCGATGGGCGAGCCGATCGGGCTGACCCTGCTGCACCGGGCCACCGACAGCTCCAGTGTGGAGACCGCCGAGGAACGCGGCCTGATCCGGGTCGACGTGCACGACCGCCGCTCGGACGTCCGGCTCGCCCATCCGCTCTACGGCGAGGTGGTCCGGCGCCGGTGCCCGGTGACCCGGGCCCGCCGGCTCAACGCCCACCTCGCCGAGCTGGTCGAGCAGGCCGGCACCCGGCGCCGCGACGACCTGCTCCGGGTGGCGGTGTGGCGGCTGGACTCCGGCACCGCGCAGGACCCGGCGCTGCTGCTGCGCGCCGGCGGCCAGGCGTTCAGCCAGTTCGACGTACCGCTCGCCGCCAGGCTGGCCCGGGCCGCGCTGGAGGCCGGTGGCGGCTACCAGGCGGCGGAGTTGCTGGCCACCATCCTGATGTTCGGCGACCAGGCCGAGGAGGCGATCCGGGTACTCGACTCGGTCGCCGACCAGATCTCCTCGGACGAGCGGCGCAGCCGGTGGCTGACCGTACGCGGGATGGTGTCGTACTGGGGACTCGACCGGGAGTCCACGGTGGCCGAGATCGCGGCGGACGCGGAACGGCTGACCGACCCGGCCGACCGGGCCCGGGTGGTCGCCTTCGAGGCGATCATGCGGCTGCACCGGCTGGAGTGCGCCGAGGCGCTGCGGCTGAGCCGCTCGGTGCTCGACCGGCCGGCCGCCACGGTCGCCGCCCGGGGCCTGGCCCGGTGCACCATCGCGCATCTACAGGCCGCCCGGGGCGAGCTGACGCTCAGCGGCCGGGCCGTCGACGGGGTGGCCGCCGAGGCCGCGCAGTGGCGTGCCGAGATGCCCTACCTGCAACTTGCCCTGGAGCTGGCCCGGGGCACCCGGCTGGCACTCGCCGGTGACCTGGCCGGGATCGACGCGATCGTCGCCGCCGAGTTCGCCGACCTGGCCGACGCGGGCGACTTCCGGCTCGGCTCCGGCTACCTCTCGATCCTGCGGGCCCAGGCGGCCCGGTTGCGCGGCCAGACCGGCGAGGCGCTGCGGACCAGCCTCGGCGCCTGTGCGGTCCTCGCCACCAGCCGGGTCTTCGCCGGGCTGGCACACGCGGAGCGGGCCCAGGCGGCGGCGATGCGCGGCGACGTCGCCTCGGCGATGGAGGCGATGGCCGAGTCGGACCGGTCGCAGACCTCCGGGATGGCCGTGCTCTATCCCTGGCTCGAACAGGCCCGGGCGACCGTGCAGGCCACCACCGGTGAACTCGCCACCGCGGTCGGCACCCTCCGCGAGCTGGTCCACCGGCTCGAAGCGGACGGCTTCGCCGGCCACGAGGTGCTGGCCCTGCACGACCTGGTGCGGCTGGGCCGGGCCGACATCGAGGTCGGCGAGCCGACCGTCACCGGCCGGCGGCGCACCGTCGCCCAGCGGCTGACCGAGCTGAGCGAGACGGTCGACGGCCCACTGCCGGCGCTGGTCGCCCGGCACGCCCGGGCCGAGTACGGCCACTCCGGCGACCAGTTGCTCGCGGTCGCGGACGGTTTCGCCGAACTCGGCCTCAACGTCTTCGCGGCCGAGGCGACCAGCCGGGCGGTGACCAGGCTGCGGGCGGCCCGGTCGAACCGGTCGCACGAGGCGAACCTGCGGCTGGCCGGGCTGCTCCGGCGCTGCGACGTGCTGCGTACACCCGCGCTGTCGGTCCGCCAGCCGGCGCTGACCGACCGGGAACGGCAGATCGCCAGGCTGGCCGCCCGGGGCCTGGCCAGCCGGAACATCGCCGAGCAGCTCTACATCTCCACCAGGACCGTGGAGAACCACCTCCAGCGGGTCTACAACAAGCTCGGGGTGGCCGGGCGCGGCGAGCTGTGGCCCGCGTTGAAGGCGATACCGGAGCAGGAGGGCGAGCCGGACCGCTGA
- a CDS encoding M67 family metallopeptidase — MLSIDRSIVEAIVAHARRDHPDEACGVVAGPAGADTPTRHIPMVNAARSMTFYEFDSMEQLRVWREMDDRDEEPVVIYHSHTATEPYPSRTDISFAGEPGAHYLLVATRDPETAEIRSFRIVDGVVTEEPVRVVDATVDPNAVQSYMFGQSPATVDYECSGR, encoded by the coding sequence GTGCTGAGCATCGACCGGTCGATAGTCGAGGCGATCGTTGCGCACGCCCGCCGGGACCACCCGGACGAGGCGTGCGGCGTGGTCGCCGGCCCGGCCGGCGCCGACACCCCGACCCGGCACATCCCGATGGTGAACGCCGCACGCTCGATGACGTTCTACGAGTTCGACTCGATGGAGCAGTTGCGGGTCTGGCGGGAGATGGACGATCGCGACGAGGAGCCGGTGGTCATCTACCACTCGCACACCGCGACCGAGCCCTATCCGTCCCGCACCGACATCTCGTTCGCCGGTGAGCCGGGCGCGCACTACCTGCTGGTCGCCACGCGTGACCCGGAGACCGCGGAGATCCGGTCGTTCCGGATCGTGGACGGGGTGGTGACCGAGGAGCCGGTCCGGGTCGTCGACGCCACGGTGGATCCGAACGCCGTGCAGTCGTACATGTTCGGGCAGAGCCCGGCGACGGTCGACTACGAGTGTTCCGGCCGCTGA
- the clpS gene encoding ATP-dependent Clp protease adapter ClpS — protein MAAPQVAPVDAPDTDEVPVADRAWVTIVWDDPVNLMSYVTWVFQKLFGYSHEKAEKLMLDVHHKGKAVVSSGARERMEHDASQLHAYGLWATVDRA, from the coding sequence ATGGCCGCTCCACAGGTTGCACCGGTCGACGCGCCGGACACCGACGAGGTGCCGGTCGCCGACCGGGCATGGGTGACGATCGTCTGGGACGACCCGGTCAACCTGATGTCGTACGTGACGTGGGTGTTCCAGAAACTGTTCGGCTACAGCCACGAGAAGGCCGAGAAACTGATGCTCGACGTGCACCACAAGGGCAAGGCGGTGGTGTCCAGCGGCGCCCGCGAGCGGATGGAGCACGACGCATCCCAGCTGCACGCGTACGGGCTGTGGGCGACGGTGGACCGGGCGTGA